In Alkalihalobacterium alkalinitrilicum, a genomic segment contains:
- a CDS encoding AMP-binding protein: MNIGNLHSGLAVHAYNKPDEEAIVFYNESRTYKEHYERVNALAHSLVNLGVRKGDHIVRKTE, encoded by the coding sequence ATGAATATTGGCAATCTACATTCCGGATTAGCCGTCCATGCTTATAATAAACCGGATGAGGAAGCAATTGTATTTTACAATGAGTCAAGAACGTATAAGGAGCATTATGAACGAGTCAACGCACTCGCTCATTCATTAGTGAATCTTGGAGTAAGAAAAGGCGACCATATTGTCAGAAAAACCGAATAG
- a CDS encoding AMP-binding protein, whose amino-acid sequence MVEILYAVSAAGAVAVPINYMIEGETLQTLIHNSDAHYLFIEAETLSAFEKVKTHCHNLSVHSI is encoded by the coding sequence ATGGTTGAAATTCTTTATGCGGTTTCTGCAGCTGGAGCGGTTGCGGTTCCGATTAACTATATGATTGAAGGAGAGACGCTCCAAACATTAATCCATAACTCTGATGCTCACTATCTTTTTATCGAAGCAGAAACGTTGTCAGCTTTTGAAAAAGTGAAAACCCATTGCCATAACCTATCCGTACATTCCATATGA